One window from the genome of Caloranaerobacter sp. TR13 encodes:
- the flgG gene encoding flagellar basal-body rod protein FlgG, translating to MIRSLWTAATGMKAQQLNIDTISNNLANVNTTSYKGQRVEFKDLFYETLKRTNLKDDKGRPVNLEVGHGVMPTATTRDFKMGSLIETQNPLDLAIDGEGFFAVLTPNGQIKYTRDGSFKLSINEDEGKLTTSEGYSVLNEDDEEIVIDNNLSDITIDELGYITAKDEQGQTVDLGRLKFVKFMNPEGLISEGQNLYSATSASGEEISVDAEEMDSRIVQGYLETSNVQVVEEMVKMITAQRAYEINSKSIQTSDEMLQMANNLRR from the coding sequence ATGATACGTTCTCTATGGACAGCAGCTACAGGAATGAAGGCACAGCAGCTTAATATCGATACAATCTCAAACAACCTAGCCAACGTAAATACAACTTCATATAAAGGTCAGAGAGTTGAATTTAAAGACCTTTTTTATGAAACATTAAAAAGAACGAACTTAAAAGATGATAAAGGTAGACCTGTAAACTTAGAAGTAGGACATGGTGTTATGCCAACAGCTACAACGAGAGATTTTAAAATGGGAAGTTTAATAGAAACACAAAACCCATTAGATTTAGCAATAGATGGAGAAGGTTTTTTTGCAGTATTAACACCAAATGGTCAAATAAAGTATACAAGAGACGGAAGCTTTAAGCTTAGTATTAATGAAGACGAAGGGAAATTAACTACATCAGAAGGATATTCTGTCTTAAATGAAGATGATGAAGAAATAGTTATAGATAATAACTTATCAGATATAACTATAGATGAGCTTGGATATATAACAGCAAAGGATGAACAAGGTCAAACTGTAGATTTAGGAAGATTAAAATTTGTTAAATTCATGAACCCAGAGGGGCTTATTAGTGAAGGACAGAACTTATATAGTGCTACTAGTGCATCTGGAGAAGAAATATCAGTAGATGCAGAAGAAATGGACAGTAGAATTGTACAGGGCTATCTTGAAACATCAAATGTACAGGTAGTTGAAGAAATGGTAAAAATGATTACAGCTCAAAGAGCATACGAAATAAACTCAAAGTCAATCCAAACATCAGACGAAATGCTCCAAATGGCAAATAACCTGAGAAGGTAA
- a CDS encoding rod-binding protein, with protein MLNINNIINQANIQKSQSNTLNLKRKIDKAYTKQDDKELMKVCREFESVFTHMLLKQMRSTIPDGGLVEKTAARELFEDMYDQEIAKSVSEKGQGIGLAKILYEQLKRR; from the coding sequence ATGTTAAATATAAACAACATAATAAATCAAGCTAATATACAAAAATCTCAATCTAATACATTGAATCTAAAAAGAAAAATAGATAAGGCATATACAAAACAGGACGATAAAGAACTTATGAAAGTCTGCAGGGAATTTGAGTCCGTATTTACTCATATGCTTTTAAAACAAATGCGTTCAACTATTCCAGACGGAGGACTTGTAGAAAAGACTGCAGCAAGAGAATTGTTTGAAGACATGTATGACCAAGAGATAGCTAAATCAGTAAGCGAAAAAGGACAGGGAATCGGCTTAGCAAAAATATTATATGAGCAGCTAAAGAGGAGATAA
- a CDS encoding AEC family transporter, protein MDFILILNQVLVLFILLILGFILKKINIMTDELGKGLSTLIIYVTLPALIITSMNYKFSQDMLSNSIKLLMIGAIVYTFMIIVGVIFVKLLKIQGMQKGVYLFLIIFSNVGFMGYPVVEVAFGKIGVFYAAIYNLIFNILIWTLGVILVNPGREKKINFKALINPGTVSIVLGFTFFIFSIKLPQPLYISLHKLGASTTPMAMLVVGSLLGDAKFKEIFGNSKLFIVALLRLIIIPLSVLFVLTRLNLPPVVAGIPVIISSMPAAANAAIFARRFDSDYRLASQGVFLTTLISIATIPFILFILNTI, encoded by the coding sequence ATGGATTTTATACTAATTTTAAACCAGGTACTTGTTCTATTCATTCTACTAATACTAGGCTTTATACTTAAAAAAATAAACATTATGACAGATGAATTAGGCAAAGGCCTATCTACTCTTATAATATATGTGACTTTACCAGCACTTATAATAACATCAATGAACTATAAATTTTCACAAGATATGTTAAGTAATAGTATAAAACTACTTATGATTGGAGCAATAGTTTATACCTTTATGATTATAGTTGGTGTTATATTTGTAAAGCTGCTGAAGATACAAGGTATGCAAAAAGGAGTATATCTCTTTTTAATAATATTTTCGAATGTTGGCTTTATGGGTTATCCTGTTGTTGAAGTAGCTTTTGGTAAGATTGGTGTATTTTATGCAGCAATATACAACCTTATTTTTAACATCCTTATATGGACATTAGGAGTAATATTAGTAAACCCAGGACGTGAAAAGAAAATAAATTTTAAAGCATTAATAAACCCTGGAACAGTTTCAATAGTTTTAGGATTTACCTTTTTTATATTTTCTATCAAGTTACCACAGCCATTATATATATCCTTACACAAATTAGGGGCATCAACAACCCCTATGGCTATGCTAGTAGTAGGTTCTCTATTAGGAGATGCAAAGTTTAAAGAGATATTTGGTAACAGCAAACTTTTTATAGTAGCCTTATTAAGACTTATAATAATACCGTTATCAGTTCTATTTGTATTAACAAGATTAAATTTACCCCCAGTAGTTGCAGGCATACCAGTTATCATCAGCAGTATGCCAGCAGCAGCAAATGCAGCAATATTTGCAAGAAGATTTGACTCTGATTACAGATTAGCCTCACAGGGAGTGTTTTTAACAACATTAATAAGCATAGCAACAATACCATTTATTTTATTTATTTTAAATACAATTTAG
- a CDS encoding flagellar hook-basal body protein, protein MNRGLYTSATSLLINQKRMDTISNNLANINTTGFKKDLLISESFPEVLLSKINDTVDMDNHRRFKGVEVQKDGDFYKLNINSGYFKIKTPDGISYTREMRFTIDEEGYLRTYYKDGNDAIKTDGENYVLGRNGKIKVDSKDIDIDSKGNIISNGKIIDNLVEFPQPNVIGTISSGVKTSRVFINFNQGNIVETGNNLDFALKGDGFFKVYDGEKILYTRDGSFSLNDKGELVTTEGYFVLGKYGSIILEGSDFTINENGEIIKDGEVIDKLDIVDIKNKESLRKKGYNLYKIEDNIAPEEVPFNGQVLRGYLEGSNVESIKEMVNMISVLRNYEASQRILKIQDELLGKVVNDIARI, encoded by the coding sequence ATGAACAGAGGTTTATATACATCAGCAACGTCATTATTAATAAACCAAAAAAGAATGGATACAATATCCAACAATCTAGCTAATATTAATACTACTGGATTTAAAAAAGACCTACTCATATCAGAATCATTTCCAGAGGTGCTTTTAAGTAAAATTAATGATACAGTAGATATGGACAACCATCGTCGGTTTAAAGGAGTAGAGGTTCAAAAAGATGGTGATTTTTACAAACTAAATATTAATTCAGGATATTTTAAAATAAAGACACCTGATGGAATTAGTTATACAAGAGAAATGAGATTTACAATAGATGAAGAAGGATATCTTAGAACGTACTACAAAGATGGAAATGATGCCATAAAAACAGATGGTGAGAACTATGTACTTGGCAGAAATGGTAAAATAAAAGTTGACAGCAAAGATATTGATATAGACAGTAAAGGCAATATCATATCAAATGGTAAAATAATAGATAATCTAGTAGAATTTCCACAGCCAAATGTAATAGGTACTATAAGCTCAGGAGTTAAAACAAGTAGGGTTTTTATCAACTTTAATCAGGGTAATATTGTAGAAACAGGAAACAATCTAGATTTTGCGCTTAAAGGCGACGGTTTCTTTAAAGTATATGACGGTGAAAAAATACTATATACAAGAGATGGATCTTTTTCACTAAATGATAAAGGAGAACTTGTTACTACAGAAGGATATTTTGTTTTAGGAAAATATGGTTCAATAATATTAGAAGGCAGTGACTTTACTATCAATGAAAATGGGGAAATTATTAAAGATGGTGAAGTGATAGACAAGCTTGATATAGTTGATATAAAAAATAAAGAATCCTTAAGAAAAAAAGGTTATAATCTTTATAAAATAGAAGATAATATAGCACCTGAAGAAGTACCTTTTAATGGACAAGTACTAAGAGGATACTTAGAAGGTTCAAATGTTGAAAGTATAAAAGAAATGGTTAATATGATAAGTGTGCTAAGAAACTACGAAGCAAGCCAAAGAATATTAAAAATACAAGATGAGCTATTAGGTAAAGTTGTAAATGACATAGCGAGAATATAG